The following coding sequences lie in one Fusarium poae strain DAOMC 252244 chromosome 1, whole genome shotgun sequence genomic window:
- a CDS encoding hypothetical protein (BUSCO:35378at5125), with the protein MPSSPQTPRHSRNSSAFDSFSGSPQARRLSKSSVQDPSPFGNSFNQQDAVEMSGNGMGNLADELADAFSDSGDEGEFTDGDANSDMLGPGGDAHGPEYEDELEDTEGISSPKKQDLDRARVANLTLLSPRRKHQRQTSNYDGSEYGSESDLDSPGMPPGLVSKMDAVESLARRGTENYGGPADDVFKRVTNALRDLGSQSSVEASASRLITAHSALTTHLTHQTRQIHNLSFPLLSPLVAPPDPETIDDLIPLLLNLSDTMPRPSTTAFNSLTSLHSLTTELVQTLNYLSDTLHMSRQTTTMATRRLKSAKEIVSEMRKEEELREEGERWLTRGNWGERLEKRECAGVCGDVIGGFEEVCNGWRERLLAQAEAQA; encoded by the exons ATGCCATCCTCGCCGCAAACACCCAGACACTCCCGGAACTCATCGGCCTTCGATAGCTTCTCAGGCTCCCCCCAAGCCCGAAGACTCTCCAAGTCGTCCGTACAAGACCCCTCCCCATTCGGAAACAGCTTCAACCAACAAGATGCTGTCGAGATGAGCGGGAATGGGATGGGCAACTTGGCTGATGAACTAGCCGATGCCTTCTCGGATTCGGGAGACGAAGGTGAATTCACAGACGGTGACGCCAATAGCGACATGCTTGGTCCTGGAGGGGACGCACATGGCCCCGAGTATGAAGACGAGCTGGAGGATACTGAGGGCATCAGCAGCCCCAAGAAGCAGGATCTTGATCGGGCGAGAGTTGCAAATCTTACGCTTCTTTCCCCACGGCGGAAACACCAAAGGCAAACCAGCAATTACGACGGTAGTGAATATGGATCGGAGTCGGACTTGGATTCTCCTGGCATGCCGCCTGGCCTGGTATCCAAAATGGATGCTGTGGAGTCGCTGGCTCGCAGAGGAACAGAAAATTATGGCGGCCCGGCAGATGATGTGTTCAAGAGAGTAACAAACGCATTGCGGGACCTTGGCTCTCAATCGAGCGTTGAGGCTAGCGCATCAAG GTTGATAACGGCGCACTCAGCTTTGACGACGCATTTGACTCACCAGACTCGTCAAATTCACAATCTCTCTTTCCCTTTATTGTCTCCTCTTGTTGCACCCCCAGACCCTGAGACTATTGACGACTTGATACCGCTATTACTGAACCTGTCTGATACTATGCCACGTCCTTCGACAACAGCCTTCAATTCATTGACGAGTCTCCATTCCCTAACGACCGAGCTCGTGCAAACCTTGAATTATCTCTCTGACACACTGCATATGTCTCGCCAAACAACTACAATGGCCACAAGGAGATTGAAAAGCGCCAAAGAGATCGTGTCTGAAAtgaggaaagaagaagagctcaGAGAAGAGGGCGAGCGATGGCTTACAAGAGGTAACTGGGGTGAGAGGTTGGAAAAAAGAGAATGCGCAGGAGTGTGTGGGGATGTTATTGGAGGATTTGAGGAGGTTTGCAACGGATGGCGAGAGAGACTGCTTGCGCAAGCTGAGGCTCAAGCATGA